The genomic stretch AAAGAGTGGCAATGGAGGTGCCTTGAGGGCAGACTGAGCCCCAATAGCAACCAGGTGGGGTAAGATTCCTCTTTGGGAGCAGGGGAGAGACTTAAAGACAAAGTCTCTCATGCCCCATGGATATTAATAGTCAAAGCATCATGAATCACCCCATCACCTTAAATAGCAGAGAAAGGCCAGGACGGAGGCAAAAGGTCAAGGAGGCTACAGCAGCTCCAGTAGGGGACACGTCCACTCCAAGGGCTCTGGGGCACCTTCCCACAATCCTCCCCAAATCACTTAGCAGTGGATTTCATAAGCAATCTGGGGCTGGAACATCAGTCCCTGATTGACAAAGAGCTCGCGGGCTTCTGGTGGGCagtcctcctccccttccagggTTTGGGTAGCTTGGTCTTGGAGCTGTTCAGGAAAGACCCCCACCAGACCTTGGGGGTCCTTGTAGGTGGCAAAGAGAGGTTTGTTGCGATCAATGACAAACATCTCATGACCCCTCTCGTCACGGTACTCCTCCAACTGGGCAAATGTGGTGGGCCCATCCGAGTAGTCATTGACATAGAGGATGTTCTCTTCTTTCTTGGCCATTTTCCGCTTGCGATGTTTCCGATAGATCATGATGACCAGAAGGAGGGCTACCAGTGCCAGCAGAGAGATGGCCACAGCAATGGCAGTCTGCGTGGCCATGCTGAGGGCATTGAAGTCCATGCTCTCCATGTCATAGAGGGGCTCTTGGCTGATGTCCACGGAGGCTGGGTAGCCCCccgaggtctgctgctgctgctgctgctgctgagaaaggTTGACCATGAGATGAAAGAGCACCCGGGCTGTCCCACCTGGGTTGGAGGCCTCACACTCATACTTGCCAGCATGTGCCACTGTCACATTGTTGAGAAAGAGCATCCCACTGCCTGTGTCCGACTGCTCAAAGCGTTCCCCCACACTACGCTCGCTCAGCTCAAAAGTTCCACCTGGCAGCCGGGGACTGCTGGCCCTGGATCCTCCTGCTCGCCAGTGAGCCAACTTGCGCCATATCACCAGTGGCTGTGGATAGCCCGAGGCCTGGCAGGAGACACGCAGGTCATCTCCCAGTCGTGCTGTCATCTCCAGCGGCTCCACTTGCACCACAGGTGGGATACAGATCAAGCTGTTCCCAGAGACATCCATCAGGCTTTGGTAGGCCAGGCGCGGTGGCTCCGAGCACATGATCTTCTTGTCCAGAGGACTTAGGAGCCGCTGCCCTTCTTCCTTGACCCAGATGCGGAGCCAATGGAGAGAGCAGTCACATCGCCAGGGATTCTCTGGTGGAAGAAAGAGGGAGGCCTAATCAGTTAGTACTATGCACTCACCCAAACCCACTCTTTTCCCATGTCAGCTCCATTGTTCATCCATCAACGTTCATCATTGTTCAGCTCTGTGGTGGATGCCACAGAGAAGAGCTCCAAACCCAGGGGTTTCCTAGTTTCGATACCCACTCAGCCTTATTTCCTCACGCAATTTGGAGCAGAATCTTAGAAATGCAGTAGGAGAACAGGGATTCCAAAGACACATCTACTACACAAACCTATTTTAAACTAATTGTGGGTACCCTCCCCCAAGAAACCTGGGAACTGAAGTCCTGGGAGGGTGCTGAAAATTCTCTGCTGGAGATCCCCTGCCCCTTCACAGCCCTATGGCTCTTGGGGCTTCGaaacttatgttcttatgaaactggCTTCAATGTGTTGCCAAAGGCACAGTCAGATGGTGGCTGTGACTGAATCCCAGGACCTCACTTCCCCGACGCTAATTACTAGCCTTTTGGACCTAGGAGAGAATGCCTTCCTTCAGGCACAATTGTTTGACCCCCACCTGTTCTTCTTGAGTGGCTCAGGATTGATGGTTATGCATCTCTCCTGCTGTCCAACCCAACTTTCCCTGCTGGGGGCCATTTCAAAGTACTGTGATAAAAGCCTTCGACCTGCAGCTGGAACTGCAAGAGCTGATGCTGAACTCACCTGTCAGCCGCAGCACCTGCAGACTGATGAGGGGCCGCAGGGCCACCCGGCTGATGGTGCGCAGGTTATTCTTGCTGAGGTCCAGCAGCGCCAAGGACGACAACCCAGCCAGCGCCTGGTCCTCCAGAGTCTCAATGCTGTTCTCTTGCAAGTGAagttcctgcagcctctgcaaaGGCAAAATCAGACCATGGGCAAGGTGGCCCTGCCGCTTTGCCTTTTCACCTCACTTGTTTGTTTGTACTGGACTGTGTGGACCACACAAACTGTTCTGGACCAGGATCACTTCAGATGTGCACAAACATCTGCATGCATAATTTGGATTTTGCCTCCTTGGTTGTGCAGGCCATCCTCTGAGGTAGAGGAGAGTCCAGGCACCCAAGCCTGTGGGGACAGAGGAATGGCTTTGCAGGAGGAAGAGAACCTCTGGAAAATATCTGGAGGAAAGACCTGAGGAATTAGTAAAAGGAATGGCGGGGGGAAGGTTGTT from Tiliqua scincoides isolate rTilSci1 chromosome 4, rTilSci1.hap2, whole genome shotgun sequence encodes the following:
- the LRRC24 gene encoding leucine-rich repeat-containing protein 24; translated protein: MASAGNPLVSLLLLGLITLQARTCPATCRCYSMTVECGSLGLREIPASIHPSTQTVFLQDNGITQIHQQDLASLSGLQYLYMQNNTISALEPGAFRNQNRLLELALNGNRIHLINSSIFKGLEHLRVLYLAGNQITRLPDFTFCDLERLQELHLQENSIETLEDQALAGLSSLALLDLSKNNLRTISRVALRPLISLQVLRLTENPWRCDCSLHWLRIWVKEEGQRLLSPLDKKIMCSEPPRLAYQSLMDVSGNSLICIPPVVQVEPLEMTARLGDDLRVSCQASGYPQPLVIWRKLAHWRAGGSRASSPRLPGGTFELSERSVGERFEQSDTGSGMLFLNNVTVAHAGKYECEASNPGGTARVLFHLMVNLSQQQQQQQQTSGGYPASVDISQEPLYDMESMDFNALSMATQTAIAVAISLLALVALLLVIMIYRKHRKRKMAKKEENILYVNDYSDGPTTFAQLEEYRDERGHEMFVIDRNKPLFATYKDPQGLVGVFPEQLQDQATQTLEGEEDCPPEARELFVNQGLMFQPQIAYEIHC